One segment of candidate division KSB1 bacterium DNA contains the following:
- a CDS encoding FAD-dependent oxidoreductase, translated as MSQHARFKFKDKDALLKKAEELGLNLPFSDNIQILFEKVTIAGKQISNRLAVHPMEGFDSEPDGAPGELSFRRYRRFASGGSGLLWFEATAVLPEARSNPRQLYIHKQNVDQYKKLVDETRKTAQQNFGSDHNPLLILQLTHSGRYSKPFGKPKPIIAHHSKILDPLHNLPPDYPLISDEELDHLQEIYVQSAQLAAEAGFDGVDIKACHRYLVSELLASFTRENSKYGGPFENRTRFLLETALKIKENVKGIFVTSRLNVYDAIQYPYGFGVDQKDYMKPDLSEPKALIRELIKIGYPIINLTIGNPYFNPHFGRPYDFPVVGINPPDEHPLVGVVRLLNIIGEIQQEFPELPVVGTGYSWLRHFFPNVAAAIIQQGRATLVGQGRGAFAYPDSVKDLMERGAMDPHKVCVTCSACSQIMRDGGRTGCVIRDKEIYAAEYKKARRRAADTLKREAERCRDCDSPMCQLACPAGLDVPGFIKAYAEGDIEKAYSILSEKNVFPEMCALICPTEVQCQGACLENIMKDAPVMIAEIQRAIARQARELGLTTIRIPEKPSGKKVAVIGAGPAGIACAAKLLQLGHQVEIFEKASVIGGIPGTTIPFQRIDAQIVFEEANNLFLEAKDKKRLVLHTSFPLNETNNLASIRNKFDAVFLGFGLSASMNLPSATNRPNGVEDALSFLKRIKTKSDLSVGKKVAVLGGGNTAIDAAVVAKQAGARDVYIIYRRSFNEMPAWKKERDAALEQGIHFLILSQPLDYVTDNGHLKGIKIARTELGELDASGRRRPAIIPNSEYIFPVDHVIEAIGQRIDDETKKALGTLELDTNGWIKVDEHFQTSIEKVFAGGDIINGGTTAVQAVAEGIRAAASIHKFL; from the coding sequence ATGTCCCAACATGCGAGATTCAAATTTAAAGACAAAGATGCCTTATTAAAAAAAGCCGAAGAATTGGGCTTGAATTTACCTTTCTCTGATAACATTCAAATTCTTTTTGAAAAAGTAACCATCGCAGGCAAGCAAATTTCCAATCGCCTTGCCGTTCATCCCATGGAGGGATTCGATTCGGAGCCAGATGGTGCGCCTGGGGAGCTATCCTTTCGCCGTTATCGCAGATTTGCTTCGGGCGGCAGCGGACTTCTCTGGTTCGAGGCTACGGCGGTTCTGCCCGAAGCCCGCTCCAATCCCCGACAGCTTTATATCCACAAACAAAATGTCGATCAATATAAAAAATTGGTGGATGAAACTCGGAAAACAGCGCAGCAAAACTTCGGCAGCGATCACAATCCGCTTCTCATTTTGCAATTGACACACTCGGGCCGCTATTCTAAACCATTCGGGAAGCCCAAACCTATCATCGCTCATCACAGCAAAATTCTGGATCCACTGCATAACCTTCCGCCCGATTATCCGCTGATCAGCGATGAGGAATTGGACCATTTGCAAGAGATTTATGTCCAATCGGCTCAACTGGCGGCCGAGGCAGGATTCGATGGTGTGGATATCAAAGCCTGTCACCGCTATCTCGTCTCCGAACTGCTGGCATCCTTCACCAGAGAAAATAGCAAGTACGGCGGCCCGTTTGAAAACCGCACTCGATTTCTGCTGGAAACGGCTCTTAAAATTAAGGAAAATGTAAAGGGAATTTTTGTCACCAGCCGACTCAATGTGTACGATGCCATTCAATACCCGTACGGCTTTGGTGTCGATCAAAAGGATTATATGAAACCCGATCTTAGCGAGCCAAAGGCACTGATCCGAGAGCTAATCAAGATTGGTTATCCGATCATCAATCTCACCATCGGCAATCCGTATTTCAATCCCCATTTCGGTCGGCCGTACGATTTTCCTGTGGTGGGCATCAATCCGCCAGATGAGCATCCGCTGGTCGGTGTGGTGCGATTGCTGAATATCATCGGAGAGATTCAGCAGGAATTTCCTGAGCTGCCTGTGGTGGGAACTGGATATTCCTGGCTGCGACATTTCTTTCCAAATGTGGCGGCGGCCATCATTCAACAGGGCAGGGCAACTTTAGTAGGACAGGGGAGAGGAGCATTCGCCTATCCCGATTCGGTCAAGGATTTGATGGAAAGGGGGGCGATGGATCCGCATAAGGTTTGCGTTACGTGTTCCGCCTGCTCGCAAATCATGCGGGATGGCGGCCGCACGGGCTGCGTGATTCGAGACAAAGAAATTTATGCTGCGGAATACAAAAAAGCCCGTCGGCGTGCTGCCGATACTTTGAAACGGGAAGCTGAGCGCTGTCGGGATTGCGACTCGCCGATGTGCCAGCTCGCCTGTCCTGCGGGATTGGATGTGCCTGGCTTTATCAAAGCCTACGCCGAAGGCGATATCGAAAAAGCCTATTCGATCCTATCGGAGAAAAATGTGTTTCCCGAGATGTGCGCCTTGATCTGTCCCACCGAAGTCCAATGCCAGGGCGCTTGTCTGGAAAATATCATGAAAGATGCGCCAGTCATGATTGCTGAAATTCAGCGAGCCATTGCCCGTCAGGCGAGGGAGCTGGGATTGACGACGATCAGGATTCCAGAAAAACCTTCGGGCAAAAAAGTGGCGGTCATCGGTGCTGGGCCTGCGGGAATCGCCTGCGCTGCCAAATTGCTGCAATTGGGGCATCAGGTCGAAATATTCGAAAAAGCCAGCGTCATCGGCGGCATTCCTGGAACGACCATCCCATTTCAGCGCATTGATGCGCAGATCGTGTTCGAGGAAGCGAATAATTTATTTCTTGAGGCTAAAGATAAAAAAAGGTTGGTGCTGCATACCAGCTTTCCATTAAACGAGACCAATAACTTGGCATCCATCCGAAATAAATTCGATGCGGTGTTCCTCGGCTTCGGCCTCTCTGCCTCCATGAATTTGCCCTCAGCCACCAATCGACCCAATGGTGTAGAGGATGCCCTCTCTTTTTTGAAGCGCATTAAGACCAAATCTGATTTATCGGTCGGCAAAAAAGTAGCAGTCCTGGGTGGCGGCAATACAGCCATCGATGCTGCTGTGGTCGCCAAACAAGCAGGTGCACGAGATGTCTATATTATCTATCGCCGCTCGTTCAATGAAATGCCTGCCTGGAAAAAGGAACGGGATGCGGCGCTGGAACAAGGCATCCATTTTCTGATTCTCTCCCAGCCATTGGATTATGTGACAGATAATGGCCATCTGAAGGGAATAAAAATTGCTCGCACCGAATTGGGCGAACTCGATGCCAGCGGCCGCCGCCGCCCCGCTATCATTCCCAATAGCGAATACATTTTCCCCGTCGATCACGTCATCGAAGCCATTGGTCAGCGGATCGATGATGAGACGAAAAAAGCACTGGGGACTCTGGAATTGGATACTAATGGCTGGATCAAAGTAGATGAGCATTTCCAGACCTCCATTGAAAAAGTCTTTGCTGGTGGTGATATCATCAATGGCGGAACGACGGCGGTGCAGGCCGTGGCGGAAGGGATAAGAGCGGCGGCTTCAATTCATAAATTTCTCTAG
- a CDS encoding sugar phosphate isomerase/epimerase: MKKFKVGIDSYSIRPLQLSPFEVLDWAKGNDADGVHFTELNLKEGQVIDKPFLKDLAQYAREKNLYLEWGGFQHIPFNTTTWERIDLEKINRKVAEEANTLGVSVVRSCSGGLMRWQDNSPQTETLLREMAKSLKTQRQMLRDFNVILGIELHFEFTTFELIKLFDMCEAEPGDYLGVCLDTMNLLTMLEDPVMGTERILPWVIATHCKDGAIFLNEQGFVSMTCEVGTGVVDWEKILKRLATLDREVNLSIEDHGGSFDIPIFDPTFLSKFPDLTVLEMSRLLKLAEKSKKKLEAGEIAVLPRPEWPRHCERRMRNGLQNIKKILTEWYC, from the coding sequence ATGAAAAAATTCAAAGTCGGCATCGATAGCTATAGCATCAGGCCTTTGCAATTATCGCCTTTTGAAGTGCTGGATTGGGCGAAGGGAAACGACGCTGATGGCGTTCACTTCACGGAATTGAATTTGAAAGAAGGGCAGGTGATCGACAAGCCATTCCTGAAAGACCTGGCTCAATATGCCAGAGAGAAAAATCTCTATCTCGAATGGGGCGGATTTCAGCACATTCCGTTTAACACGACCACCTGGGAGCGGATCGATTTGGAAAAGATCAATCGCAAGGTGGCGGAAGAAGCCAATACGCTGGGCGTGTCCGTGGTTCGTTCCTGCTCGGGCGGACTAATGCGATGGCAGGACAATTCGCCCCAGACCGAAACTCTGCTGCGGGAGATGGCAAAAAGTCTAAAAACCCAGCGACAGATGCTGAGAGATTTCAATGTTATCTTGGGCATCGAATTGCATTTCGAGTTCACCACGTTTGAGCTAATCAAACTATTCGATATGTGCGAAGCCGAGCCAGGCGATTACCTCGGCGTCTGTCTGGACACGATGAACCTGTTGACCATGCTGGAAGATCCTGTCATGGGAACCGAACGGATTCTGCCCTGGGTAATTGCCACGCATTGCAAGGACGGGGCAATTTTTTTGAACGAGCAGGGCTTCGTCTCCATGACCTGCGAGGTGGGAACGGGCGTTGTTGATTGGGAAAAAATATTGAAACGGCTGGCGACTTTGGATCGAGAAGTGAATTTATCCATCGAAGATCACGGCGGCAGCTTCGACATCCCCATTTTCGATCCCACATTTCTATCCAAATTTCCCGATTTAACCGTGCTGGAAATGAGTCGGCTATTGAAGCTGGCGGAGAAAAGCAAGAAGAAGCTTGAGGCGGGCGAGATTGCGGTTTTGCCGAGACCCGAGTGGCCGAGGCATTGCGAACGGAGGATGAGAAATGGACTGCAAAACATTAAAAAGATTTTGACAGAATGGTATTGCTAA
- a CDS encoding extracellular solute-binding protein, with amino-acid sequence MNKCRSHRLPIFICLLLFCQLISCHRNLSDQTEITFWAMGAEGEHVQPLIRQFEAQHPDIKVKVQSIPWGAAHEKLLTAVAGQSTPDICQLGNTWIPEFQAIGSLLELDSLIAHSNIVDKESYFEGIWNTNVIGRSTYGIPWYVDTRL; translated from the coding sequence ATGAACAAATGTCGTTCTCACCGTCTCCCAATTTTCATCTGTTTGCTTCTTTTTTGTCAACTGATTAGCTGTCATCGAAATCTATCCGACCAAACCGAAATCACCTTCTGGGCCATGGGTGCCGAGGGCGAACATGTCCAGCCATTGATCCGCCAGTTCGAAGCCCAGCATCCCGACATCAAAGTGAAGGTTCAATCCATCCCCTGGGGGGCAGCGCATGAGAAATTGCTCACGGCCGTAGCGGGACAATCCACGCCCGACATCTGCCAGTTGGGCAATACCTGGATCCCCGAGTTTCAGGCGATCGGCTCGCTGCTGGAATTGGATTCGCTGATCGCTCATTCCAACATCGTTGATAAAGAAAGCTATTTCGAAGGTATATGGAATACGAATGTGATTGGTCGCTCAACTTACGGCATCCCCTGGTACGTGGACACTCGATTG